One Manihot esculenta cultivar AM560-2 chromosome 18, M.esculenta_v8, whole genome shotgun sequence genomic window carries:
- the LOC110607039 gene encoding inactive receptor-like serine/threonine-protein kinase At2g40270 isoform X1 — protein MDMDGRWRLSRVKLWMVLLLLHQNVIFCWSLNAEGLALLKFRENVKRDPFGALSNWNKEDGDIDPCLWFGVECSDEKVVSLHLKDLCLEGTLAPELGKLAYLKSIILRNNSFFGNIPKEIGELEDLKLLDLGYNNFSGPFPSELANDLSLTTFLLDNNKFIGSISHEVDELEKLSEIQADKNQLSASCSNRGLTWNLAHCKEIARKLLLQVIDATNPSIAKNHKVHHSSSESSPFLSILPPSFPPSGSPPSSFLPSNPPSFSSLSFPPTHPLESPSFAPSESPSSLPSQPSPSPTESPSYIESPTKVSPTPAHSSFVMFAPSEYHAFPVAPSSSLSQGVDDDFNSKHEIVLIASVVGGSLLLLVSAAGAIFFRSNKVVTVKPWATGLSGQLQKAFVTGVPKLKRLELEAACEDFSNIIGYFLNGTVYKGTLSSGVEIAVTSFTVKSIKEWSKYLEAQFKKKIDTLSKMNHKNFVNLIGYCEENEPFTRMMVFEYAPNGTLFEHLHIKEAEHLDWGTRVRIAMGMAYCLEYMHQITPPIVHENLQSSSIYLTEDYAAKISNFSYWNDVTTKKIESTFADLIELPSVDPESNVYSFGIILYEMITGRMLNAMDKGFVADWTTKLLKEQQSMEGMIDPTLKYFRKDEIEKLLLVIKSCIHPDAKQRPTMCEVVAKLKEIISMGPDEATPKLSPLWWAELEILSTEEGS, from the exons ATGGATATGGATGGACGGTGGAGATTGAGTCGGGTAAAGCTCTGGATGGTATTGTTACTTCTTCATCAAAATGTCATCTTTTGTTGGTCTCTCAATGCAGAAG GTTTGGCACTCTTGAAATTTCGGGAGAACGTCAAGAGAGACCCATTTGGTGCCTTATCGAATTGGAATAAAGAAGATGGAGATATTGATCCATGTTTGTGGTTTGGGGTTGAATGCTCTGATGAGAAAGTAGTAAGCTT GCATTTGAAAGATCTGTGTCTTGAAGGAACACTGGCACCTGAACTTGGGAAGCTGGCTTATTTAAAATCTAT TATTTTACGCAACAATTCATTCTTTGGAAATATCCCTAAGGAGATTGGAGAATTGGAGGATCTAAAATTATTGGACTTGGGATATAACAACTTTAGTGGACCATTTCCATCTGAACTTGCCAATGATCTGTCATTGACTACCTT CTTACTTGATAATAACAAGTTCATTGGCAGCATTTCCCATGAAGTAGATGAACTTGAGAAGCTTTCTGAAATTCAGGCAGATAAAAACCAATTAAGTGCTTCATGTAGCAACAGAGGCTTAACTTG GAACCTAGCTCACTGTAAAGAAATAGCTCGCAAGTTGCTGTTGCAGGTGATTGATGCAACAAATCCATCCATAGCCAAAAATCATAAAGTACATCACAGTAGTTCTGAATCATCACCTTTTTTGTCTATATTGCCCCCATCGTTTCCACCATCAGGTTCTCCACCATCATCATTCTTACCCTCTAATCCTCCATCATTTTCATCATTGTCATTTCCCCCCACACATCCTTTAGAATCTCCATCATTTGCTCCATCGGAATCCCCTTCAAGTCTCCCATCACAACCTTCACCCTCTCCAACAGAATCGCCATCATACATAGAATCCCCGACTAAGGTTTCACCCACTCCTGCACATTCTTCTTTTGTAATGTTTGCACCCTCAGAATACCATGCGTTTCCAGTGGCCCCTTCTTCAAGTCTCAGTCAAGGAGTAGATGACGATTTCAACTCAAAGCATGAAATAGTTCTAATCGCTAGTGTTGTTGGGGGCTCATTGTTGCTTTTGGTTTCAGCTGCTGGTGCCATCTTCTTTAGAAGCAATAAGGTGGTCACCGTCAAACCTTGGGCCACAGGGTTAAGTGGCCAGCTGCAGAAAGCTTTTGTAACAG GTGTCCCAAAATTGAAGCGATTGGAACTTGAAGCAGCTTGTGAAGATTTTAGCAATATAATTGGCTACTTTTTGAATGGCACGGTGTATAAAGGGACCTTATCAAGTGGAGTTGAAATAGCTGTGACATCTTTTACTGTCAAATCCATTAAAGAGTGGTCAAAATATTTAGAAGCTCAATTCAAAAAGAAG ATAGACACGTTATCAAAAATGAACCACAAAAATTTTGTCAACCTCATTGGATATTGTGAAGAAAATGAGCCTTTCACAAGAATGATGGTTTTTGAATATGCTCCAAATGGAACTCTTTTCGAACATCTGCACA TAAAAGAAGCTGAACACTTGGATTGGGGAACGAGAGTACGGATAGCAATGGGCATGGCATATTGCCTCGAGTACATGCACCAAATAACGCCACCCATAGTCCATGAAAACTTGCAATCATCGTCTATATATCTGACCGAAGACTATGCTgctaaaatatcaaatttcagTTACTGGAATGATGTAACAACAAAAAAGATAGAATCAACATTTGCGGATCTTATCGAACTGCCATCGGTAGATCCAGAGAGTAATGTTTATAGTTTTGggataattttatatgaaatgaTAACTGGTAGGATGCTTAATGCAATGGACAAGGGTTTTGTCGCAGATTGGACAACAAAGTTGTTGAAAGAGCAGCAAAGCATGGAGGGAATGATAGATCCAACTCTAAAATATTTCAGAAAGGATGAAATTGAGAAATTGCTTTTAGTAATAAAAAGTTGCATCCACCCTGATGCCAAACAGAGACCAACAATGTGTGAGGTCGTAGCCAAGTTGAAGGAAATCATATCAATGGGACCTGATGAAGCAACACCCAAATTATCTCCTCTTTGGTGGGCAGAACTTGAAATTTTGTCCACAGAGGAAGGAAGCTGA
- the LOC110607039 gene encoding inactive receptor-like serine/threonine-protein kinase At2g40270 isoform X3, producing MDMDGRWRLSRVKLWMVLLLLHQNVIFCWSLNAEGLALLKFRENVKRDPFGALSNWNKEDGDIDPCLWFGVECSDEKVVSFILRNNSFFGNIPKEIGELEDLKLLDLGYNNFSGPFPSELANDLSLTTFLLDNNKFIGSISHEVDELEKLSEIQADKNQLSASCSNRGLTWNLAHCKEIARKLLLQVIDATNPSIAKNHKVHHSSSESSPFLSILPPSFPPSGSPPSSFLPSNPPSFSSLSFPPTHPLESPSFAPSESPSSLPSQPSPSPTESPSYIESPTKVSPTPAHSSFVMFAPSEYHAFPVAPSSSLSQGVDDDFNSKHEIVLIASVVGGSLLLLVSAAGAIFFRSNKVVTVKPWATGLSGQLQKAFVTGVPKLKRLELEAACEDFSNIIGYFLNGTVYKGTLSSGVEIAVTSFTVKSIKEWSKYLEAQFKKKIDTLSKMNHKNFVNLIGYCEENEPFTRMMVFEYAPNGTLFEHLHIKEAEHLDWGTRVRIAMGMAYCLEYMHQITPPIVHENLQSSSIYLTEDYAAKISNFSYWNDVTTKKIESTFADLIELPSVDPESNVYSFGIILYEMITGRMLNAMDKGFVADWTTKLLKEQQSMEGMIDPTLKYFRKDEIEKLLLVIKSCIHPDAKQRPTMCEVVAKLKEIISMGPDEATPKLSPLWWAELEILSTEEGS from the exons ATGGATATGGATGGACGGTGGAGATTGAGTCGGGTAAAGCTCTGGATGGTATTGTTACTTCTTCATCAAAATGTCATCTTTTGTTGGTCTCTCAATGCAGAAG GTTTGGCACTCTTGAAATTTCGGGAGAACGTCAAGAGAGACCCATTTGGTGCCTTATCGAATTGGAATAAAGAAGATGGAGATATTGATCCATGTTTGTGGTTTGGGGTTGAATGCTCTGATGAGAAAGTAGTAAGCTT TATTTTACGCAACAATTCATTCTTTGGAAATATCCCTAAGGAGATTGGAGAATTGGAGGATCTAAAATTATTGGACTTGGGATATAACAACTTTAGTGGACCATTTCCATCTGAACTTGCCAATGATCTGTCATTGACTACCTT CTTACTTGATAATAACAAGTTCATTGGCAGCATTTCCCATGAAGTAGATGAACTTGAGAAGCTTTCTGAAATTCAGGCAGATAAAAACCAATTAAGTGCTTCATGTAGCAACAGAGGCTTAACTTG GAACCTAGCTCACTGTAAAGAAATAGCTCGCAAGTTGCTGTTGCAGGTGATTGATGCAACAAATCCATCCATAGCCAAAAATCATAAAGTACATCACAGTAGTTCTGAATCATCACCTTTTTTGTCTATATTGCCCCCATCGTTTCCACCATCAGGTTCTCCACCATCATCATTCTTACCCTCTAATCCTCCATCATTTTCATCATTGTCATTTCCCCCCACACATCCTTTAGAATCTCCATCATTTGCTCCATCGGAATCCCCTTCAAGTCTCCCATCACAACCTTCACCCTCTCCAACAGAATCGCCATCATACATAGAATCCCCGACTAAGGTTTCACCCACTCCTGCACATTCTTCTTTTGTAATGTTTGCACCCTCAGAATACCATGCGTTTCCAGTGGCCCCTTCTTCAAGTCTCAGTCAAGGAGTAGATGACGATTTCAACTCAAAGCATGAAATAGTTCTAATCGCTAGTGTTGTTGGGGGCTCATTGTTGCTTTTGGTTTCAGCTGCTGGTGCCATCTTCTTTAGAAGCAATAAGGTGGTCACCGTCAAACCTTGGGCCACAGGGTTAAGTGGCCAGCTGCAGAAAGCTTTTGTAACAG GTGTCCCAAAATTGAAGCGATTGGAACTTGAAGCAGCTTGTGAAGATTTTAGCAATATAATTGGCTACTTTTTGAATGGCACGGTGTATAAAGGGACCTTATCAAGTGGAGTTGAAATAGCTGTGACATCTTTTACTGTCAAATCCATTAAAGAGTGGTCAAAATATTTAGAAGCTCAATTCAAAAAGAAG ATAGACACGTTATCAAAAATGAACCACAAAAATTTTGTCAACCTCATTGGATATTGTGAAGAAAATGAGCCTTTCACAAGAATGATGGTTTTTGAATATGCTCCAAATGGAACTCTTTTCGAACATCTGCACA TAAAAGAAGCTGAACACTTGGATTGGGGAACGAGAGTACGGATAGCAATGGGCATGGCATATTGCCTCGAGTACATGCACCAAATAACGCCACCCATAGTCCATGAAAACTTGCAATCATCGTCTATATATCTGACCGAAGACTATGCTgctaaaatatcaaatttcagTTACTGGAATGATGTAACAACAAAAAAGATAGAATCAACATTTGCGGATCTTATCGAACTGCCATCGGTAGATCCAGAGAGTAATGTTTATAGTTTTGggataattttatatgaaatgaTAACTGGTAGGATGCTTAATGCAATGGACAAGGGTTTTGTCGCAGATTGGACAACAAAGTTGTTGAAAGAGCAGCAAAGCATGGAGGGAATGATAGATCCAACTCTAAAATATTTCAGAAAGGATGAAATTGAGAAATTGCTTTTAGTAATAAAAAGTTGCATCCACCCTGATGCCAAACAGAGACCAACAATGTGTGAGGTCGTAGCCAAGTTGAAGGAAATCATATCAATGGGACCTGATGAAGCAACACCCAAATTATCTCCTCTTTGGTGGGCAGAACTTGAAATTTTGTCCACAGAGGAAGGAAGCTGA
- the LOC110607039 gene encoding inactive receptor-like serine/threonine-protein kinase At2g40270 isoform X2 — protein MDMDGRWRLSRVKLWMVLLLLHQNVIFCWSLNAEGLALLKFRENVKRDPFGALSNWNKEDGDIDPCLWFGVECSDEKVVSLHLKDLCLEGTLAPELGKLAYLKSIILRNNSFFGNIPKEIGELEDLKLLDLGYNNFSGPFPSELANDLSLTTFISHEVDELEKLSEIQADKNQLSASCSNRGLTWNLAHCKEIARKLLLQVIDATNPSIAKNHKVHHSSSESSPFLSILPPSFPPSGSPPSSFLPSNPPSFSSLSFPPTHPLESPSFAPSESPSSLPSQPSPSPTESPSYIESPTKVSPTPAHSSFVMFAPSEYHAFPVAPSSSLSQGVDDDFNSKHEIVLIASVVGGSLLLLVSAAGAIFFRSNKVVTVKPWATGLSGQLQKAFVTGVPKLKRLELEAACEDFSNIIGYFLNGTVYKGTLSSGVEIAVTSFTVKSIKEWSKYLEAQFKKKIDTLSKMNHKNFVNLIGYCEENEPFTRMMVFEYAPNGTLFEHLHIKEAEHLDWGTRVRIAMGMAYCLEYMHQITPPIVHENLQSSSIYLTEDYAAKISNFSYWNDVTTKKIESTFADLIELPSVDPESNVYSFGIILYEMITGRMLNAMDKGFVADWTTKLLKEQQSMEGMIDPTLKYFRKDEIEKLLLVIKSCIHPDAKQRPTMCEVVAKLKEIISMGPDEATPKLSPLWWAELEILSTEEGS, from the exons ATGGATATGGATGGACGGTGGAGATTGAGTCGGGTAAAGCTCTGGATGGTATTGTTACTTCTTCATCAAAATGTCATCTTTTGTTGGTCTCTCAATGCAGAAG GTTTGGCACTCTTGAAATTTCGGGAGAACGTCAAGAGAGACCCATTTGGTGCCTTATCGAATTGGAATAAAGAAGATGGAGATATTGATCCATGTTTGTGGTTTGGGGTTGAATGCTCTGATGAGAAAGTAGTAAGCTT GCATTTGAAAGATCTGTGTCTTGAAGGAACACTGGCACCTGAACTTGGGAAGCTGGCTTATTTAAAATCTAT TATTTTACGCAACAATTCATTCTTTGGAAATATCCCTAAGGAGATTGGAGAATTGGAGGATCTAAAATTATTGGACTTGGGATATAACAACTTTAGTGGACCATTTCCATCTGAACTTGCCAATGATCTGTCATTGACTACCTT CATTTCCCATGAAGTAGATGAACTTGAGAAGCTTTCTGAAATTCAGGCAGATAAAAACCAATTAAGTGCTTCATGTAGCAACAGAGGCTTAACTTG GAACCTAGCTCACTGTAAAGAAATAGCTCGCAAGTTGCTGTTGCAGGTGATTGATGCAACAAATCCATCCATAGCCAAAAATCATAAAGTACATCACAGTAGTTCTGAATCATCACCTTTTTTGTCTATATTGCCCCCATCGTTTCCACCATCAGGTTCTCCACCATCATCATTCTTACCCTCTAATCCTCCATCATTTTCATCATTGTCATTTCCCCCCACACATCCTTTAGAATCTCCATCATTTGCTCCATCGGAATCCCCTTCAAGTCTCCCATCACAACCTTCACCCTCTCCAACAGAATCGCCATCATACATAGAATCCCCGACTAAGGTTTCACCCACTCCTGCACATTCTTCTTTTGTAATGTTTGCACCCTCAGAATACCATGCGTTTCCAGTGGCCCCTTCTTCAAGTCTCAGTCAAGGAGTAGATGACGATTTCAACTCAAAGCATGAAATAGTTCTAATCGCTAGTGTTGTTGGGGGCTCATTGTTGCTTTTGGTTTCAGCTGCTGGTGCCATCTTCTTTAGAAGCAATAAGGTGGTCACCGTCAAACCTTGGGCCACAGGGTTAAGTGGCCAGCTGCAGAAAGCTTTTGTAACAG GTGTCCCAAAATTGAAGCGATTGGAACTTGAAGCAGCTTGTGAAGATTTTAGCAATATAATTGGCTACTTTTTGAATGGCACGGTGTATAAAGGGACCTTATCAAGTGGAGTTGAAATAGCTGTGACATCTTTTACTGTCAAATCCATTAAAGAGTGGTCAAAATATTTAGAAGCTCAATTCAAAAAGAAG ATAGACACGTTATCAAAAATGAACCACAAAAATTTTGTCAACCTCATTGGATATTGTGAAGAAAATGAGCCTTTCACAAGAATGATGGTTTTTGAATATGCTCCAAATGGAACTCTTTTCGAACATCTGCACA TAAAAGAAGCTGAACACTTGGATTGGGGAACGAGAGTACGGATAGCAATGGGCATGGCATATTGCCTCGAGTACATGCACCAAATAACGCCACCCATAGTCCATGAAAACTTGCAATCATCGTCTATATATCTGACCGAAGACTATGCTgctaaaatatcaaatttcagTTACTGGAATGATGTAACAACAAAAAAGATAGAATCAACATTTGCGGATCTTATCGAACTGCCATCGGTAGATCCAGAGAGTAATGTTTATAGTTTTGggataattttatatgaaatgaTAACTGGTAGGATGCTTAATGCAATGGACAAGGGTTTTGTCGCAGATTGGACAACAAAGTTGTTGAAAGAGCAGCAAAGCATGGAGGGAATGATAGATCCAACTCTAAAATATTTCAGAAAGGATGAAATTGAGAAATTGCTTTTAGTAATAAAAAGTTGCATCCACCCTGATGCCAAACAGAGACCAACAATGTGTGAGGTCGTAGCCAAGTTGAAGGAAATCATATCAATGGGACCTGATGAAGCAACACCCAAATTATCTCCTCTTTGGTGGGCAGAACTTGAAATTTTGTCCACAGAGGAAGGAAGCTGA